Proteins encoded in a region of the Sugiyamaella lignohabitans strain CBS 10342 chromosome B, complete sequence genome:
- the BAT2 gene encoding branched-chain-amino-acid transaminase BAT2 (Cytosolic branched-chain amino acid (BCAA) aminotransferase; preferentially involved in BCAA catabolism; homolog of murine ECA39; highly expressed during stationary phase and repressed during logarithmic phase; BAT2 has a paralog, BAT1, that arose from the whole genome duplication; GO_component: GO:0005737 - cytoplasm [Evidence IEA,IEA]; GO_component: GO:0005737 - cytoplasm [Evidence IDA] [PMID 11914276]; GO_component: GO:0005737 - cytoplasm [Evidence IDA] [PMID 14562095]; GO_component: GO:0005737 - cytoplasm [Evidence IDA] [PMID 21267457]; GO_component: GO:0005634 - nucleus [Evidence IDA] [PMID 14562095]; GO_function: GO:0052656 - L-isoleucine transaminase activity [Evidence IEA]; GO_function: GO:0052654 - L-leucine transaminase activity [Evidence IEA]; GO_function: GO:0052655 - L-valine transaminase activity [Evidence IEA]; GO_function: GO:0004084 - branched-chain-amino-acid transaminase activity [Evidence IEA,IEA]; GO_function: GO:0004084 - branched-chain-amino-acid transaminase activity [Evidence IDA] [PMID 8798704]; GO_function: GO:0003824 - catalytic activity [Evidence IEA]; GO_function: GO:0008483 - transaminase activity [Evidence IEA]; GO_function: GO:0016740 - transferase activity [Evidence IEA]; GO_process: GO:0019509 - L-methionine salvage from methylthioadenosine [Evidence IEA]; GO_process: GO:0009082 - branched-chain amino acid biosynthetic process [Evidence IEA]; GO_process: GO:0009082 - branched-chain amino acid biosynthetic process [Evidence IDA,IMP] [PMID 8798704]; GO_process: GO:0009083 - branched-chain amino acid catabolic process [Evidence IMP] [PMID 8702755]; GO_process: GO:0009081 - branched-chain amino acid metabolic process [Evidence IEA]; GO_process: GO:0008652 - cellular amino acid biosynthetic process [Evidence IEA]; GO_process: GO:0009097 - isoleucine biosynthetic process [Evidence IEA]; GO_process: GO:0009098 - leucine biosynthetic process [Evidence IEA]; GO_process: GO:0008152 - metabolic process [Evidence IEA]; GO_process: GO:0009099 - valine biosynthetic process [Evidence IEA]), which produces MSLRLLSRQKKLAPGHLFLRTRTSQNYFSTSRLSWAAAQLDASRLNVQKVSKAKDLPPPEQLVFGKSFTDHILSIEWDAESGWAAPQIKPYGPLALDPAAVVFHYAFECFEGMKAFKDIDGDIRLFRPDRNMARLNSSSERICLPTFDSEEMIKLLKEYVKLEKNLIPDKKGYSLYLRPTMIGIDAGLGVGTPKKALLYVIASPVGPYYPTGFKAVRLEATDYAVRAWPGGVGNKKLGANYAPCILPQQQAASRGFQQNLWLFGPEGNITEVGTMNAFFVFKDSTTGKKELATAPLDGTILEGVTRDSILELARERLNPNEWKISERYCTIHEVAEAAKKGELVEAFGAGTAAIVSPIKEISYHNEPIYVPLQEGKETGQLTETVANWISEIQYGIIDHPYCQKI; this is translated from the coding sequence ATGTCTTTAAGATTGTTGTCACGACAAAAGAAATTAGCTCCTGGGCATTTATTTCTCAGGACAAGAACGTCGCAGAATTACTTTTCGACTTCGCGATTGTCATGGGCTGCTGCTCAATTGGATGCTAGTAGATTGAATGTTCAAAAAGTGAGCAAAGCTAAGGACCTCCCTCCACCTGAACAACTTGTGTTTGGAAAGTCATTCACTGATCACATCCTGTCAATTGAGTGGGATGCTGAGTCGGGCTGGGCTGCCCCTCAAATCAAACCTTACGGACCACTGGCTTTGGatccagcagctgttgTTTTTCATTATGCATTCGAGTGTTTTGAGGGAATGAAGGCTTTCAAGGATATCGACGGTGATATTAGACTGTTTCGTCCTGACCGTAATATGGCCAGACTGAATAGTTCAAGTGAGAGGATTTGTTTGCCTACCTTTGACAGTGAGGAGATGATTAAATTACTCAAGGAGTACGTTAAACTAGAAAAGAATTTGATTCCTGACAAGAAAGGATACTCTTTATACCTTCGACCCACCATGATTGGTATTGATGCTGGTTTAGGCGTTGGAACCCCTAAGAAAGCCCTTTTGTATGTTATTGCTTCCCCTGTTGGCCCTTACTACCCTACTGGTTTCAAAGCTGTTCGTTTGGAGGCTACCGATTACGCTGTTCGCGCTTGGCCCGGCGGTGTTGGTAATAAAAAGCTTGGCGCCAACTACGCACCTTGTATTCTTCCTCAGCAGCAAGCAGCTTCTCGCGGCTTCCAACAAAATCTTTGGCTGTTTGGACCAGAAGGTAACATCACCGAGGTGGGTACAATGAACGCattctttgtttttaagGACTCAACTACTGGAAAGAAGGAACTAGCTACTGCACCCCTTGATGGAACTATTCTTGAAGGTGTCACTCGTGACTCAATTTTGGAGCTTGCCCGTGAAAGACTAAACCCTAATGAATGGAAGATTTCTGAACGCTATTGCACTATTCATGAGGTCGCCGAAGCTGCTAAGAAAGGTGAATTAGTGGAGGCTTTTGGCGCAGgaactgctgctattgttaGCCCTATCAAGGAAATCAGTTACCATAACGAGCCTATCTATGTTCCCCTCCAGGAGGGCAAGGAAACCGGTCAACTTACTGAGACTGTGGCCAACTGGATCTCTGAAATCCAGTATGGTATTATAGACCACCCATACTGCCAAAAGATTTAG
- the HYM1 gene encoding Hym1p (Component of the RAM signaling network; is involved in regulation of Ace2p activity and cellular morphogenesis, interacts with Kic1p and Sog2p, localizes to sites of polarized growth during budding and during the mating response; GO_component: GO:0005933 - cellular bud [Evidence IDA] [PMID 12972564]; GO_component: GO:0000131 - incipient cellular bud site [Evidence IDA] [PMID 12972564]; GO_component: GO:0005622 - intracellular [Evidence IDA] [PMID 11259593]; GO_component: GO:0043332 - mating projection tip [Evidence IDA] [PMID 12972564]; GO_function: GO:0003674 - molecular_function [Evidence ND]; GO_process: GO:0007118 - budding cell apical bud growth [Evidence IGI,IMP] [PMID 12972564]; GO_process: GO:0007109 - cytokinesis, completion of separation [Evidence IMP] [PMID 11259593]; GO_process: GO:0008360 - regulation of cell shape [Evidence IGI] [PMID 11259593]; GO_process: GO:0006355 - regulation of transcription, DNA-templated [Evidence IMP] [PMID 12972564]): MAHIINHRANYTFMTEYVDSSENLKLAMVLLRDKSKNIQYEAFNIFKVFVANPKKSKPVADILIKNKAKLLNYLNSFQTDRNEDDTFQDEKAFIITKISNLPSQVTPSASASAVVSRRTSPTPAGSFSNPDSKGSSVNDSRQPSPTAAAQSQELKLPSTQSQTHMQLPHQPQHFQPQPLSQAPASLNPPAQHTKPPVVPGYPSSQNDGGPLPNHGLERR, translated from the coding sequence ATGGCCCATATAATTAACCATCGCGCAAATTATACGTTCATGACAGAATATGTGGATAGCTCGGAGAATTTGAAGCTCGCAATGGTATTGCTTCGTGATAAGAGTAAAAACATTCAGTACGAAGCcttcaatatttttaagGTTTTCGTTGCCAATCCTAAGAAGTCAAAGCCTGTTGCAGACATTTTGATTAAAAACAAAGCCAAGTTATTGAATTACCTTAACAGCTTTCAGACGGATAgaaatgaagatgacaCCTTTCAGGATGAGAAGGCCTTCATTATcacaaaaatatcaaaccTACCTAGCCAAGTCACACCGTCAGCATCTGCATCTGCCGTCGTTTCCCGCAGGACGTCGCCAACACCAGCTGGAAGTTTCTCGAACCCTGATAGTAAGGGTTCCAGCGTCAATGATAGTCGTCAACCATCGCCAACGGCAGCGGCCCAATCACAAGAATTGAAACTGCCATCGACTCAATCACAAACGCATATGCAATTGCCGCATCAACCGCAACATTTTCAGCCACAACCGCTATCACAAGCCCCAGCCAGTCTCAACCCACCAGCCCAACATACCAAACCACCTGTCGTTCCAGGTTATCCCAGCTCCCAAAATGATGGTGGCCCTCTACCAAATCATGGTCTTGAGCGCAGGTAG
- the VPS36 gene encoding ESCRT-II subunit protein VPS36 (Component of the ESCRT-II complex; contains the GLUE (GRAM Like Ubiquitin binding in EAP45) domain which is involved in interactions with ESCRT-I and ubiquitin-dependent sorting of proteins into the endosome; plays a role in the formation of mutant huntingtin (Htt) aggregates in yeast; GO_component: GO:0000814 - ESCRT II complex [Evidence IDA] [PMID 12194858]; GO_component: GO:0005737 - cytoplasm [Evidence IEA,IEA]; GO_component: GO:0005768 - endosome [Evidence IEA]; GO_component: GO:0010008 - endosome membrane [Evidence IEA]; GO_component: GO:0016020 - membrane [Evidence IEA]; GO_function: GO:0046872 - metal ion binding [Evidence IEA]; GO_function: GO:0032266 - phosphatidylinositol-3-phosphate binding [Evidence IEA]; GO_function: GO:0043130 - ubiquitin binding [Evidence IEA]; GO_function: GO:0043130 - ubiquitin binding [Evidence IDA] [PMID 15029239]; GO_function: GO:0043130 - ubiquitin binding [Evidence IDA] [PMID 19380877]; GO_function: GO:0008270 - zinc ion binding [Evidence IEA]; GO_process: GO:0000433 - negative regulation of transcription from RNA polymerase II promoter by glucose [Evidence IMP] [PMID 11278625]; GO_process: GO:0045053 - protein retention in Golgi apparatus [Evidence IMP] [PMID 8649377]; GO_process: GO:0006623 - protein targeting to vacuole [Evidence IMP,IPI] [PMID 12194858]; GO_process: GO:0015031 - protein transport [Evidence IEA]; GO_process: GO:0006810 - transport [Evidence IEA]; GO_process: GO:0043162 - ubiquitin-dependent protein catabolic process via the multivesicular body sorting pathway [Evidence IC] [PMID 15086794]) yields the protein MVEAEVVSPSATTDIGREEVIAAVGSEGFKCPRCTFLNHPSLHQCEMCGARLISPRLPPGLIRTDSPGPTTVFEPGKSLDGTINVIKLSFRGNGDKSFFTALKKALASKEWVSASNTSLGSGIRRVTSAEKGTNAVDSQDFTPRQGIHGLQQAGERSRQQRQEILGSALDDLQGLMSRAQDLIKLAEQYAHHLEKEEMSSNNASLSARKALRQSSQALGLDSTIVTKEMAHDPEVFHSELARQLAEFLDNSGILAREGGVITLFDLFAIYNRARGFSLISPKDLYSAAELFEKLQLPIRLRKFKSGLFVVQESYRTPQVIIRHLNEWFASVEPYKAAIGFSPQDASAKFGWSLTVATEELEMAEAQGALCRDEQVSGVRFFPNLFLVN from the coding sequence ATGGTTGAGGCAGAGGTAGTATCGCCCAGTGCTACTACTGATATTGGTAGGGAAGAAGTGATAGCAGCTGTAGGATCTGAAGGGTTTAAATGTCCCCGCTGCACATTTCTAAACCACCCTTCATTACATCAGTGCGAAATGTGTGGTGCAAGGTTAATATCTCCTAGGCTTCCCCCTGGATTGATAAGAACAGATTCTCCTGGTCCAACAACTGTTTTTGAACCTGGAAAAAGTTTAGATGGTACTATAAATGTAATCAAGCTCAGTTTTAGAGGGAATGGCGATAAGTCATTTTTTACTGCTTTAAAGAAAGCTCTGGCTTCGAAAGAGTGGGTATCGGCATCCAATACGAGCCTGGGATCTGGTATTCGTAGAGTGACATCTGCGGAAAAAGGTACCAATGCGGTAGATTCCCAGGATTTCACACCAAGGCAAGGCATCCATGGTTTGCAGCAAGCTGGGGAGAGAAGTCGACAACAACGACAGGAGATATTGGGGAGTGCCCTTGACGATCTACAGGGTCTGATGTCTCGGGCTCAAGACCTCATAAAACTTGCTGAACAGTATGCCCATCACTTAGAAAAGGAAGAGATGAGCTCTAATAACGCATCCTTATCAGCTAGAAAAGCACTGCGACAGTCTTCTCAAGCTCTTGGCCTCGACTCGACTATTGTAACAAAAGAAATGGCCCACGATCCGGAAGTATTCCATTCGGAACTAGCTCGTCAATTGGCAGAGTTTTTAGACAACAGTGGAATTTTGGCTAGAGAGGGGGGTGTCATAACCTTGTTTGATCTGTTTGCAATTTATAACAGAGCGCGAGGGTTCTCATTAATATCACCCAAAGATCTCTATTCTGCAGCAGAACTTTTCGAAAAACTTCAGTTACCTATCCGTTTAAGAAAATTCAAAAGCGGTCTCTTTGTAGTTCAGGAATCATATCGGACGCCTCAAGTGATTATACGTCATCTGAATGAATGGTTTGCGTCTGTCGAACCGTACAAAGCTGCTATTGGATTTTCACCCCAGGATGCGAGTGCTAAATTCGGTTGGAGTCTTACTGTGGCTActgaagagcttgaaatGGCTGAGGCGCAAGGGGCTTTGTGCCGTGACGAACAGGTATCGGGTGTTCGTTTTTTCCCTAATTTGTTTCTTGTAAACTAA
- the PET123 gene encoding mitochondrial 37S ribosomal protein PET123 (Mitochondrial ribosomal protein of the small subunit; PET123 exhibits genetic interactions with PET122, which encodes a COX3 mRNA-specific translational activator; GO_component: GO:0005763 - mitochondrial small ribosomal subunit [Evidence IPI] [PMID 11278769]; GO_component: GO:0005739 - mitochondrion [Evidence IEA,IEA]; GO_component: GO:0005739 - mitochondrion [Evidence IDA] [PMID 16823961]; GO_component: GO:0030529 - ribonucleoprotein complex [Evidence IEA]; GO_component: GO:0005840 - ribosome [Evidence IEA]; GO_function: GO:0003735 - structural constituent of ribosome [Evidence IPI] [PMID 11278769]; GO_process: GO:0032543 - mitochondrial translation [Evidence IC] [PMID 11278769]) yields the protein MVKGIAKYGFKSGFLPHPRQILPKLKTSWEIEEEAKRTVAFEDPAMAPKGSSPNPPPRRQVTASEKLSKSAKPPTKPKSLNTELQQWKAEQSLIRRKYFVDAIEAQQTMDKKELQIRERQFREAAERRQQISTEHTESEAERLTLPSIDSVFNEPFVIPRTPEETEELRLKRTANRKTLELRNSERKASILLELYQSTSNYVITEEDLDKLVQKEFVTNKGDQSRDPRVPYVTGSDTRQEFASTFGSSVYYDSSSQAIDSIKQELLGTTSSMKPGLGEVEDALSGRTQQWKETSHDSR from the coding sequence ATGGTCAAAGGAATTGCCAAATATGGCTTCAAAAGCGGATTCCTTCCTCATCCCAGACAAATTCTCCCTAAGTTGAAAACATCTTGGGAGATAGAAGAGGAGGCTAAGCGTACAGTTGCATTTGAGGATCCGGCTATGGCTCCGAAAGGTTCGTCACCGAACCCTCCACCAAGAAGGCAGGTAACTGCCTCCGAGAAGCTTTCCAAGTCGGCCAAACCACCGACAAAACCAAAGTCTTTAAATACAGAACTTCAACAATGGAAGGCTGAGCAGTCGTTAATTCGACGGAAGTACTTTGTGGATGCTATTGAGGCGCAACAGACCATGGATAAAAAGGAACTTCAAATAAGAGAACGCCAGTTTAGAGAAGCTGCGGAACGAAGACAGCAAATATCTACGGAGCACACTGAGTCTGAAGCTGAGCGATTAACACTGCCTAGTATTGACTCTGTTTTCAATGAGCCCTTTGTAATTCCTCGCACACCAGAGGAGACCGAAGAGCTGCGCTTAAAAAGAACTGCCAACCGTAAAACACTCGAACTCAGAAATAGTGAACGCAAAGCCAGTATATTACTAGAGCTATATCAGAGTACTAGCAATTATGTCAttactgaagaagatttaGATAAACTCGTTCAAAAGGAGTTTGTTACGAATAAAGGAGATCAAAGTAGAGATCCCCGTGTACCTTATGTTACGGGCTCTGACACTCGCCAAGAATTTGCATCCACATTTGGTTCGAGTGTCTATTATGATTCGTCTTCCCAGGCCATTGATAGCATCAAGCAAGAGCTTTTAGGAACGACTAGCAGCATGAAACCTGGTCTAGGAGAAGTTGAGGATGCGCTATCTGGGCGAACTCAGCAATGGAAGGAGACTAGCCATGACTCCCGATAG